A single window of uncultured Pseudodesulfovibrio sp. DNA harbors:
- a CDS encoding ABC transporter substrate-binding protein, translated as MKKVCIAIVLLFLMSVSAHAENLKIRFGILPVIDTLPLQVGVQDGLFEKHGIDMELIRFASALERDTAMQAGQLDGYFGDLIATYLLINQGVPMRIALTSWRTTPGYPMFGIVLSPANKDRDIGDMKGRTLGLSKSSVMEYLADKMEDQLGVNRGHFSLLEIKKIPIRMQMLMTDQVDSALLPEPLLSLARIKGGATLATAEELDMPLTVLCLHDTYFADDAKGYKTFIAAYKEAVQRLADSPEKYRSLMAKTCRIPKPLMAEFPVYPYPMPSLPSSAELDEVQSWMIEKGILKVKVPDETALSPVTP; from the coding sequence ATGAAAAAAGTCTGTATAGCCATTGTCTTGCTGTTTCTGATGAGCGTGTCTGCCCATGCGGAAAATTTGAAGATTCGATTCGGCATCCTTCCTGTAATCGACACGCTGCCATTGCAGGTGGGTGTTCAGGATGGGCTGTTTGAAAAACATGGCATTGATATGGAGCTAATCCGGTTCGCGTCTGCGTTGGAACGGGACACCGCCATGCAGGCAGGGCAACTGGACGGATATTTTGGCGATCTTATTGCCACATATTTATTGATAAATCAGGGAGTGCCCATGCGCATAGCCTTGACTTCATGGCGTACGACTCCCGGCTATCCCATGTTTGGCATCGTGTTGTCTCCGGCGAACAAAGATCGTGATATTGGCGACATGAAAGGGCGTACCCTGGGTTTGTCCAAGTCCTCTGTGATGGAATATCTCGCTGATAAGATGGAAGATCAACTTGGTGTTAACCGTGGTCACTTTTCGCTGCTTGAGATCAAGAAGATCCCCATTCGGATGCAAATGCTTATGACTGATCAGGTGGACAGTGCTTTGTTGCCTGAGCCGTTGCTTTCACTTGCCCGAATCAAGGGCGGAGCAACTTTGGCGACTGCCGAAGAGCTCGACATGCCGCTGACGGTTCTCTGTCTGCATGATACCTATTTTGCCGACGACGCCAAGGGGTATAAAACGTTTATCGCTGCATATAAAGAGGCTGTGCAACGTCTGGCTGATTCGCCGGAAAAGTATCGGTCTCTTATGGCAAAGACTTGTCGTATCCCTAAACCGTTGATGGCTGAATTTCCTGTGTACCCGTATCCCATGCCCTCGCTGCCGTCCTCTGCCGAGTTGGACGAAGTCCAGAGTTGGATGATTGAAAAGGGTATCCTCAAAGTAAAAGTGCCGGACGAGACGGCTCTCTCTCCGGTTACCCCCTAA
- a CDS encoding SO_0444 family Cu/Zn efflux transporter gives MLDVLIKIVAESWHVLVDAGPYLLFGFFVAGLLKGFVPDEYMARHLGKKSVGSVLKAAVVGIPLPLCSCGVLPTALGLRRQGASKGATTAFMISTPETGVDSMAVTYALIDPIMTVIRPIAASVTAVFAGVLVNAFPDKKEPLPMASVAAAPDECGVKSCGCGHDHCRPAGKSSIGAKFRLGMNYAFGEMIADIGRWLLVGVVIAGIISAVVPSDALDQYVGTGFLSYLVMLVVALPLYVCATASTPIAASLLLKGLSPGAALVFLLAGPATNGATITVMLKTLGKRAAGMYVLSIVVCSLALAWATDLLYLSLGLDITAVVGEVNEVTPHWLGVTSAVITLLLVAWSFVRPHSHNH, from the coding sequence ATGTTGGATGTCCTTATCAAGATTGTGGCCGAGTCCTGGCATGTGCTCGTAGATGCTGGACCGTACCTTTTATTTGGTTTTTTTGTTGCAGGTTTGCTCAAGGGATTTGTGCCGGATGAGTATATGGCTCGGCATCTCGGGAAAAAGTCCGTGGGTTCAGTACTCAAAGCTGCCGTCGTCGGTATTCCGTTGCCGTTATGCTCATGCGGAGTACTCCCTACAGCATTGGGGCTTCGTCGGCAGGGCGCAAGCAAAGGTGCGACAACTGCGTTTATGATCTCCACTCCTGAAACCGGCGTGGATTCCATGGCTGTGACGTATGCTCTCATTGATCCGATTATGACAGTTATTCGGCCTATTGCCGCATCTGTGACCGCTGTTTTTGCCGGTGTACTGGTTAATGCGTTTCCAGATAAGAAGGAACCGTTGCCTATGGCCAGTGTCGCGGCTGCGCCGGATGAATGCGGAGTGAAAAGCTGCGGTTGCGGTCATGATCATTGTCGTCCAGCTGGTAAATCGAGTATCGGTGCCAAGTTTCGACTGGGGATGAACTATGCCTTTGGCGAAATGATAGCCGATATCGGCCGTTGGCTGCTAGTCGGTGTGGTTATTGCTGGAATCATTTCTGCAGTGGTGCCTTCAGATGCGTTGGATCAATATGTCGGAACCGGCTTCCTGTCGTATCTCGTCATGTTGGTCGTGGCTTTGCCATTGTATGTGTGCGCAACGGCATCTACGCCTATTGCCGCTTCTTTGCTGCTCAAGGGGTTGTCTCCGGGCGCGGCTTTGGTTTTTTTGCTTGCCGGTCCAGCTACCAATGGTGCAACCATCACGGTCATGCTTAAGACGTTAGGTAAGCGTGCGGCAGGTATGTATGTCCTGTCCATAGTGGTTTGTTCGTTGGCGTTGGCATGGGCTACGGATTTGCTTTATCTCTCTCTCGGACTGGATATCACGGCTGTCGTTGGTGAAGTGAACGAAGTGACTCCACACTGGTTGGGAGTGACATCCGCTGTGATCACCTTGCTTCTGGTCGCATGGAGTTTTGTGCGTCCTCATTCCCATAATCATTAA
- a CDS encoding metalloregulator ArsR/SmtB family transcription factor, producing MSNMACSDTEQHEKNVAAAKEKMLSEREFLFLAELFKALGDYTRVRILYALSVGELCVCALAEVLDMSQSAISHQLRLLRAAKLVRYRKEGKNVFYSLDDDHVRNLVSQGLEHVREQG from the coding sequence ATGTCCAATATGGCGTGTAGTGATACAGAACAACACGAAAAGAATGTGGCTGCAGCCAAGGAAAAGATGCTGTCCGAAAGGGAATTTCTCTTTTTGGCAGAATTGTTCAAGGCTCTTGGTGATTATACCCGTGTCCGTATTCTCTATGCCTTGTCTGTTGGTGAGTTGTGTGTTTGTGCGTTGGCTGAAGTTCTCGATATGTCTCAATCCGCCATTTCCCATCAGTTGCGTTTGCTCCGTGCCGCAAAGCTGGTTCGGTATCGTAAGGAAGGAAAGAATGTTTTTTATTCTCTGGATGATGACCACGTGCGCAATCTGGTCAGTCAGGGGCTCGAGCATGTCAGAGAACAGGGGTAA